The sequence ACCGAAGAACCACTTTACCTCACGCTGCTTTGGCACATGCATCAGCCCTTCTACAAGGAGCCGGTCCGGGGGGAGTACCTGCTCCCCTGGGCCTACCTCCACGCGGTGAAGGACTACTACGACATGCCGGCCATCGTAGACGCGACCCCTGGCGTGAAGGTGGTCTTCAACCTGGTCCCCTCGCTTTTGGAGCAGATCCTCGATTACGCCTCTGGGGAGGCGGTCGATCCGTACCTCGACCTCGCGCGCCGCCCCCCTGCGGAGCTGACGCTCGCCGACCGCCTCTTCCTCTTGGAGAACTTTTTCTCGGCGAACCGGCGGCGCATGATCGAGCCCTACCCGCGCTACCACGAGCTTTACCGCATGGCGGGAGAGGGCGTTCCCGGAAGCGTCGCCTCCCGCGTCACACTTTTCACCGAGAGGGACCTCCTCGACCTGCAGGTCTGGTTCTACCTTGCCTGGACCGGTGAGGCGGCCCGCAACCGTTTCCCCTGTTTTCGCGACCTGATCCGCAAGGGGGAGGGGTTCGACGCGGCGGACAAGGCGCTTTTGCTCGATACCCAGCGCAGCCTCATCGCCGGTATCATCCCGCTTTACCGAAAGCTGCGCGAGGAGGGGAAGGCCGAGCTTTCGGTGAGCCCCTATTTCCACCCGATCCTCCCCCTTCTGTGCGACTCCCGCGTCGCCCGCATCGCGCAGCCGGGGGTGAACCTCCCGGGCATCCCCTTTCGCTGCCCTGAAGACGCGAAGAGTCAGTTGCGGCACGGCATCGAGAGCTTCCGCAGGCTCTTCGGCTTCGACCCGGCGGGGGTGTGGCCCTCGGAGGGGGCGTTGAGCGACGAGGTGCTGGGGATCATGGCGCAGGGGGGGCTTTCATGGACCGCTTCCGACGAGCGGCTCCTCTCCCGCACCCTGCCCGGGGGGCTCGGGCGCGAACGTGAGGCGCTCTACCACCCCTACCTCTTCCAGGAGACCGACAAGGAGATCGCGCTCTTCTTCCGGGACCAGGTCCTCTCGGACCAGATCGGTTTCACCTACTCGGACTGGGACCCGGAGCGCGCAACGGCCGACTTCGTGGCGCGGGTGAAGGAAGTGCGTCGGCACTGTCCTGAGGCGCGGGTGGTCCCGGTGATCCTCGATGGCGAGAACGCCTGGGAGCACTATCAGGAAAACGGGCTCCCGTTCCTCTCAAGGCTCTACGCGGCCCTCACCCAGACCGCCGGGGTGGAGCTCGCCACCTTCGCCGAGGTGCTGGAGCGGGTCCCGGAGCGCCGCTCCATCGGCCACATCCACCCCGGCTCCTGGATCAACGCCGACTACGGCATCTGGATCGGGCATCCCGAGGAGAACAAGGGGTGGGAGTACCTGGCGAGGGCGAGGGAGGCGGCGACCAAGGGAAGCGCGGAGGCGGCGCGCCTTTTGACCGGCGGCGAGAGCACGGACGATACGGCACGGCGCGCCTGCCGGGCCCTTTACGCGGCGCAGGGGAGCGACTGGTTCTGGTGGTACGGCGACGATCACAGCTCGGCCCACTCCGGAAGCTTCGATCTTCTGTTCAGAAGCCACCTGATCAGCGTTTACCGCCTCCTTTCGCTGGAGGTGCCGGGCGAACTGCACGAGCCGATCAAGCGCCAGCGTCCGGCCGGTTTCGTGCGCGCTCCGTCGCGGCTCATCACCCCTTCGCTGGAGACCGCGGCCGGGGACTACCTCGAGTGGCTTTGCGCCGGACTTTACGATCTGACCCGCCAGGGAGGCGCGATGCACCCCGCCGAGAACGTGCTGCAGTCCTTTTTCTACGGCTACGACCTCGAGTTCCTTTACTTCCGCATCGACGGCGTGCAATCCATGGAAAAGGTGTTGCAGCCCGGGGACGCCCTGTCGCTGCACCTGATCCGGGGGCGCGAGTACCGCGTCGAGATGCGGCCGGGTGCGGGGGAGGGGGAGCTGCAGCAGCTTGAAGAGGGACGCTGGCTTCCCTGCGGTGCCCTCGCCCGCTATGCGGTGGGACGCAGCGCCGAACTGCGCGTCCCGCTAAACGGTCTCGGGCTCGATGCCGGCGACCGGCTCACCTGCTACCTGACCCTTTCAAGGGTCGGCAATCCGCTCGGGCGTTGGCCCGCCGAGGCCCCGCTACCCATTGCCTACGCAGGTCCCGGGCTCGGGGTCGACGGGGGCGCATCCGAAGGTTCTTAAATTTTTCTTCTACAAAAAAACTTTACCCGGGGGCGCTCTTAATCTAGAATGTCCCTATAATTCCAGGGTGTTAGAGGTTTTACATGAAGATTTTGTTTGTTGCGTCAGAGGTCACTCCCTTTGCCAAGACGGGTGGTCTGGCGGATGTTGCCAGCGCCCTTCCCAAGACACTCAGGACGCTTGGTCACGATGTACGGATCATGATGCCCTTCTACTCGGTGGTCGAGAGGGGGGGGATGGCGGTGCGCAAGGGGCGCAAGAGCGCCTCGGTCATGGTGGACGGCGTCGAGAAAAAAGGGTTCCTGCGCCAGGCGGCGCTCGGCGAGATACCGGTCTACCTCATCGAGAACAAGGAGTACTTCTCCCGCGACGAGCTCTACGGCACCCCCGGCGGCGACTACCCCGACAACGCCCAGCGTTTCTCCTTTTTCTGCCGCTGCGTCTTGGAGCTCCTGAAGAAGATGGACTTCAGGCCCGACATCATCCACTGTCACGACTGGCAGACCGCACTCATCCCGCACTACCTGAAGCACGAGCGCAAGAACGATCCCTTCTTCGCAAGGACCGGGATCATCTTCACCA is a genomic window of Geomonas ferrireducens containing:
- a CDS encoding glycoside hydrolase family 57 protein is translated as MTEEPLYLTLLWHMHQPFYKEPVRGEYLLPWAYLHAVKDYYDMPAIVDATPGVKVVFNLVPSLLEQILDYASGEAVDPYLDLARRPPAELTLADRLFLLENFFSANRRRMIEPYPRYHELYRMAGEGVPGSVASRVTLFTERDLLDLQVWFYLAWTGEAARNRFPCFRDLIRKGEGFDAADKALLLDTQRSLIAGIIPLYRKLREEGKAELSVSPYFHPILPLLCDSRVARIAQPGVNLPGIPFRCPEDAKSQLRHGIESFRRLFGFDPAGVWPSEGALSDEVLGIMAQGGLSWTASDERLLSRTLPGGLGREREALYHPYLFQETDKEIALFFRDQVLSDQIGFTYSDWDPERATADFVARVKEVRRHCPEARVVPVILDGENAWEHYQENGLPFLSRLYAALTQTAGVELATFAEVLERVPERRSIGHIHPGSWINADYGIWIGHPEENKGWEYLARAREAATKGSAEAARLLTGGESTDDTARRACRALYAAQGSDWFWWYGDDHSSAHSGSFDLLFRSHLISVYRLLSLEVPGELHEPIKRQRPAGFVRAPSRLITPSLETAAGDYLEWLCAGLYDLTRQGGAMHPAENVLQSFFYGYDLEFLYFRIDGVQSMEKVLQPGDALSLHLIRGREYRVEMRPGAGEGELQQLEEGRWLPCGALARYAVGRSAELRVPLNGLGLDAGDRLTCYLTLSRVGNPLGRWPAEAPLPIAYAGPGLGVDGGASEGS